In a genomic window of Telopea speciosissima isolate NSW1024214 ecotype Mountain lineage chromosome 5, Tspe_v1, whole genome shotgun sequence:
- the LOC122662319 gene encoding MFP1 attachment factor 1-like, with amino-acid sequence MSVEEESLSRGVVEVEETNKSTTPMAEAEETQQQQLQNTRLKLEKTHISFSIWPPTQHTREAVIKRLVETLSTNSILSKRYGSMPADDASSAAHKIEEEAFSVASATAASSTAEDDGIDILQLYSREISKRMLETVKSRAASASPADNSSPVSVAADSPVTPSASEEISSAQTDS; translated from the coding sequence GTGGTCGAAGTTGAAGAAACTAATAAGTCCACCACTCCAATGGCGGAAGCGGAAGAGACCCAGCAGCAACAACTACAGAATACGCGTCTGAAGCTGGAGAAGACGCACATCTCATTTAGCATTTGGCCCCCGACGCAGCACACAAGGGAAGCCGTCATCAAACGCCTCGTCGAAACCCTATCGACAAATTCCATCCTCTCCAAGCGCTATGGTTCCATGCCAGCAGACGATGCCTCTTCCGCCGCCCACAAAATCGAAGAAGAAGCCTTCTCCGTCGCTTCCGCTACCGCCGCTTCCAGCACCGCCGAAGACGACGGCATCGATATTCTTCAGCTCTACTCCAGGGAGATCAGCAAGAGGATGCTCGAAACCGTTAAATCCAGAGCTGCCTCGGCATCCCCAGCTGATAATTCGTCGCCGGTTTCTGTTGCCGCTGATTCCCCTGTCACTCCTTCAGCCAGTGAGGAAATCTCATCTGCTCAAACTGATAGTTGA